The following coding sequences lie in one Burkholderia cepacia genomic window:
- a CDS encoding DUF1993 domain-containing protein has protein sequence MSISMYQASLPVLIRGLTNLQHILGKAQAHAAEKQIDPSVFTGARLYPDMLPLVRQVYIATDTAKGCAARLAGAEIPSFPDVEQTFDELHARIQKTIDYLKGFDAAQIDGSEARQIVLKMRVGPIEFTGQSYLLNFVLPNFFFHVTTAYDILRHSGVELGKLDYLGGRDQQA, from the coding sequence ATGTCCATCTCGATGTACCAGGCTTCGCTGCCTGTCCTGATCCGCGGCCTGACCAACCTGCAGCACATCCTCGGCAAGGCGCAGGCGCACGCGGCCGAGAAACAGATCGATCCGTCGGTGTTCACCGGTGCACGCCTCTACCCGGACATGCTGCCGCTCGTGCGCCAGGTCTACATCGCGACCGATACGGCGAAGGGCTGCGCGGCGCGGCTCGCCGGTGCCGAGATCCCGAGCTTTCCCGACGTCGAACAAACCTTCGACGAGCTGCACGCACGCATCCAGAAGACGATCGACTACCTGAAAGGCTTCGACGCCGCACAGATCGACGGCAGCGAGGCGCGCCAGATCGTGCTGAAGATGCGCGTCGGCCCGATCGAGTTCACCGGCCAGTCGTACCTGCTGAACTTCGTGCTGCCCAATTTCTTCTTCCACGTGACGACCGCCTACGACATCCTGCGCCACAGCGGCGTCGAGCTCGGCAAGCTCGACTACCTCGGCGGGCGCGACCAGCAGGCATGA
- the hemL gene encoding glutamate-1-semialdehyde 2,1-aminomutase: MSNNQILFERAQKTIPGGVNSPVRAFRSVGGTPRFVARAQGPYFWDADGKQYIDYIGSWGPMIVGHVHPEVLSAVQNVLADGFSFGAPTEAEIEIAEEICKLVPSIEQVRMVSSGTEATMSALRLARGFTGRSRIVKFEGCYHGHADSLLVKAGSGLLTFGNPTSAGVPADIAKHTTVLEYNNVAALEEAFGAFGDEIAAVIVEPVAGNMNLVRGTPEFLNALRALCTKHGAVLIFDEVMCGFRVALGGAQAYYGITADLTCLGKVIGGGMPAAAFGGRRDIMAHLAPLGGVYQAGTLSGNPIAVAAGLKTLQLIQAPGFYDALTAQTKRLADGLAAEARAAGVPFAADSIGAMFGLYFAERVPTSFAEVTKSDTERFNRFFHLMLDEGVYFAPSAYEAGFVSSTHDDAVIDATLAAARRAFAALAA, encoded by the coding sequence ATGTCCAACAATCAGATCCTCTTCGAACGCGCCCAGAAGACCATTCCCGGCGGCGTCAACTCGCCGGTGCGCGCATTCCGTTCGGTCGGCGGCACGCCGCGCTTCGTCGCACGCGCGCAAGGTCCGTATTTCTGGGATGCCGACGGCAAGCAGTACATCGACTACATCGGCTCGTGGGGCCCGATGATCGTCGGCCACGTCCATCCGGAAGTCCTGTCGGCCGTGCAGAACGTGCTCGCCGACGGCTTCTCGTTCGGTGCGCCGACCGAAGCCGAGATCGAGATCGCCGAGGAAATCTGCAAGCTCGTGCCGTCGATCGAGCAGGTGCGGATGGTGTCGAGCGGCACCGAGGCCACGATGAGCGCGCTGCGCCTCGCGCGCGGCTTCACGGGCCGCAGCCGCATCGTCAAGTTCGAGGGCTGCTACCACGGCCACGCGGACAGCCTGCTGGTCAAGGCCGGCTCGGGCCTGCTGACGTTCGGCAACCCGACGTCGGCCGGCGTGCCCGCGGACATCGCGAAGCACACGACCGTCCTCGAATACAACAACGTCGCCGCGCTCGAGGAAGCGTTCGGCGCGTTCGGCGACGAGATCGCCGCGGTGATCGTCGAGCCCGTCGCGGGCAACATGAACCTCGTGCGCGGCACGCCGGAATTCCTGAACGCGCTGCGCGCGCTGTGCACGAAGCACGGCGCCGTGCTGATCTTCGACGAGGTGATGTGCGGTTTCCGCGTCGCGCTCGGCGGCGCACAGGCGTACTACGGGATCACGGCCGACCTCACCTGCCTCGGCAAGGTGATCGGCGGCGGGATGCCGGCCGCCGCGTTCGGCGGCCGCCGCGACATCATGGCCCACCTCGCGCCGCTCGGCGGCGTCTACCAGGCCGGCACGCTGTCGGGCAACCCGATCGCGGTCGCGGCAGGCCTGAAGACGCTGCAGCTGATCCAGGCGCCGGGCTTCTACGACGCACTCACCGCGCAGACGAAGCGCCTCGCCGACGGCCTCGCGGCCGAAGCCCGCGCGGCCGGCGTGCCGTTCGCGGCCGACTCGATCGGCGCGATGTTCGGCCTGTATTTCGCCGAGCGCGTGCCGACCAGCTTCGCGGAAGTCACGAAGAGCGACACCGAGCGTTTCAACCGCTTCTTCCACCTGATGCTCGACGAAGGCGTGTACTTCGCCCCGTCGGCCTACGAGGCCGGTTTCGTGTCGAGCACGCACGACGACGCGGTGATCGACGCGACGCTCGCGGCCGCACGCCGCGCCTTCGCGGCACTCGCTGCCTGA
- the nusB gene encoding transcription antitermination factor NusB — protein MKKSARRQSRELATQGLYQWLLSNASSGEIDAQLRGALGYDKADKELLDAILHGVIREHVTLVEALTPSLDRPIEQLSPVERAVLLIATFELTHHVETPYRVIINEAVELAKTFGGSDGYKYVNGVLDKLAAKLRPAETQARRNG, from the coding sequence ATGAAGAAGAGCGCCCGCCGACAATCGCGCGAGCTGGCGACGCAAGGCCTCTATCAGTGGCTGCTGTCGAACGCGTCCTCCGGTGAGATCGACGCGCAACTGCGCGGCGCGCTCGGTTACGACAAGGCTGACAAGGAGCTGCTCGACGCGATCCTGCACGGCGTGATCCGCGAGCACGTCACGCTCGTCGAAGCGCTGACGCCGTCGCTGGACCGTCCGATCGAGCAGCTGTCGCCGGTCGAACGCGCGGTGCTGCTGATCGCGACGTTCGAGCTCACGCACCATGTCGAAACGCCGTACCGCGTGATCATCAACGAAGCGGTCGAACTCGCGAAGACGTTCGGCGGCTCCGACGGCTACAAGTACGTGAACGGTGTGCTCGACAAGCTCGCCGCGAAGCTGCGCCCCGCCGAAACGCAGGCGCGCCGCAACGGCTGA
- a CDS encoding O-methyltransferase has product MIELDSAASAVLARLASFGQENDAQMAERNRKMLNLEPSTAELLYLLVTGARRRRVLEIGTSNGYSAIWLAHALRETDGQPLVTVEYSPEKAGQARANLRAASLQDWAQVIEGDATQVCAAVTGPFDCVFFDADRVSAPLQLAHLLPKLTADALLVADNALSHPDEIAGYLAAVDATRAFDTTIVPVGKGLHIARRRRPA; this is encoded by the coding sequence ATGATCGAACTCGACAGCGCCGCATCGGCCGTCCTTGCCCGGCTGGCGTCCTTCGGCCAGGAAAACGACGCGCAGATGGCCGAGCGCAACCGCAAGATGCTCAACCTCGAGCCGTCCACGGCCGAACTGCTGTACCTGCTCGTCACCGGCGCGCGGCGCCGGCGCGTGCTCGAGATCGGCACGTCCAACGGCTACAGCGCGATCTGGCTCGCGCATGCGCTACGGGAAACGGACGGGCAGCCGCTCGTCACCGTCGAGTATTCGCCGGAGAAAGCCGGGCAGGCGAGGGCCAACCTGCGCGCGGCGTCGCTGCAGGACTGGGCGCAGGTGATCGAAGGCGACGCGACGCAAGTCTGCGCGGCCGTGACGGGCCCGTTCGACTGTGTGTTCTTCGACGCCGATCGCGTGAGCGCGCCGCTGCAACTGGCGCACCTGCTGCCGAAGCTGACCGCCGACGCGCTGCTCGTCGCGGACAACGCGCTGTCCCATCCGGACGAGATCGCCGGCTATCTCGCCGCGGTCGACGCCACGCGCGCGTTCGACACGACGATCGTGCCGGTCGGCAAGGGGCTCCACATCGCACGTCGCCGGCGGCCGGCATGA
- a CDS encoding GntR family transcriptional regulator yields MTRATLERTTLGRDAYGAIREMLVDEARFAAGEKISIEALSRDLGISRSPVWAAVSRLEAEGLLQVVPRQGVFVIAFDRARIVAIFEAREALEGMAARLAAQRMTPEDHAMLDEALVRQAHAVDVRDGDAYRIANLDFHHGLLATARNVTIETSLRALYAQVQTMCAGGASPMDDWARLGGNVAEHRQVFDMIAKRDADAAERAARDHVRQLLDTILARAGGEGADA; encoded by the coding sequence ATGACGCGCGCCACGCTCGAGCGCACGACACTGGGGCGCGACGCCTACGGGGCGATCCGGGAGATGCTGGTCGACGAAGCGCGCTTCGCGGCGGGCGAGAAGATCAGCATCGAGGCGCTGTCGCGCGATCTCGGCATCAGCCGCTCGCCCGTGTGGGCGGCGGTCTCGCGTCTGGAGGCCGAGGGGCTGCTGCAGGTCGTCCCGCGCCAGGGCGTGTTCGTGATCGCGTTCGACCGCGCGCGGATCGTGGCCATCTTCGAGGCGCGGGAAGCGCTCGAGGGCATGGCCGCGCGCCTGGCGGCGCAGCGCATGACGCCCGAAGATCACGCCATGCTGGACGAAGCGCTGGTGCGGCAGGCGCATGCGGTCGACGTGCGCGACGGCGACGCATACCGCATCGCCAACCTCGATTTCCACCACGGGTTGCTCGCCACCGCGCGCAACGTGACGATCGAGACGTCGCTCAGGGCGCTGTACGCACAGGTGCAGACGATGTGTGCGGGCGGCGCGAGCCCGATGGACGACTGGGCGCGACTCGGCGGGAATGTCGCCGAACACCGGCAGGTGTTCGACATGATCGCGAAGCGCGATGCGGATGCCGCCGAGCGTGCGGCGCGCGACCATGTGCGGCAACTGCTCGACACGATACTGGCGCGAGCGGGTGGGGAAGGCGCGGATGCCTGA
- the ribH gene encoding 6,7-dimethyl-8-ribityllumazine synthase: protein MEIGQYQPNLEGDGLRIGIVQSRFNEPVCNGLADACVEELERLGVTGEDVLLVSVPGALEIPLALQKLAESGQFDALIALGAVIRGETYHFELVSNESGAGITRIGLDFNLPIANAVLTTENDEQAVARMTEKGRDAARVAVEMANLTMALDQLGDDDEDEEEDEDDEEERA from the coding sequence ATGGAAATCGGACAATACCAACCGAATCTCGAAGGCGACGGCCTGCGTATCGGCATCGTGCAATCGCGCTTCAACGAGCCCGTGTGCAACGGCCTCGCCGACGCGTGCGTCGAAGAACTGGAACGCCTGGGCGTCACCGGTGAAGACGTACTGCTCGTGTCGGTACCCGGCGCGCTGGAAATCCCGCTCGCGCTGCAGAAGCTCGCGGAAAGCGGCCAGTTCGACGCGCTGATCGCACTCGGCGCGGTGATTCGCGGCGAGACCTACCACTTCGAACTCGTGTCGAACGAGAGCGGCGCGGGCATCACCCGCATCGGCCTCGACTTCAACCTGCCGATCGCGAACGCGGTCCTGACGACCGAAAACGACGAGCAGGCCGTCGCGCGCATGACCGAAAAGGGTCGTGACGCCGCACGCGTCGCCGTCGAGATGGCCAACCTGACGATGGCCCTCGACCAGCTCGGCGATGACGACGAGGACGAAGAGGAAGACGAAGACGACGAAGAGGAGCGCGCATGA
- the ribD gene encoding bifunctional diaminohydroxyphosphoribosylaminopyrimidine deaminase/5-amino-6-(5-phosphoribosylamino)uracil reductase RibD has product MFSDIDFAHMQRALALAARGMYTTAPNPRVGCVIVKDGDVIGEGFTQPAGQDHAEVQALKDARSRGYDVAGSTVYVTLEPCSHFGRTPPCANALIEARVAKVVAAMEDPNPQVSGRGLGMLRDAGIDVRCGLLAHEAGELNIGFVSRMTRGRPWVRMKAAASLDGRTALPSGESQWITGEAARLDGHAWRARACAILTGIGTVREDNPLLTVRGIDTPRQPQRILVDSRLDLPLDARLLEGAPLLIFCGRLDAGGEMRANVLKSRGAEIVPLANAHGKVDLPAMLAALGARGVNELHVEAGHKLNGSLLREQCVDELLVYLAPSLLGADAAGMFDLASPANLEARTRLSFHGVERIGDDLRILARFAPPDTPH; this is encoded by the coding sequence ATGTTCTCGGATATCGATTTCGCCCACATGCAACGCGCGCTCGCGCTCGCCGCGCGCGGCATGTACACGACCGCGCCGAATCCGCGCGTCGGCTGCGTGATCGTCAAGGACGGCGACGTGATCGGCGAAGGCTTCACGCAGCCGGCCGGCCAGGATCACGCGGAAGTGCAGGCGCTGAAGGATGCACGCTCGCGCGGCTACGACGTCGCGGGTTCGACCGTCTACGTGACGCTCGAACCGTGCAGCCATTTCGGCCGCACGCCGCCGTGCGCGAACGCGCTGATCGAAGCGCGCGTCGCGAAGGTCGTCGCCGCGATGGAAGACCCGAACCCGCAGGTGTCGGGGCGCGGCCTCGGGATGCTGCGCGACGCGGGCATCGACGTGCGCTGCGGGCTGCTCGCGCATGAAGCCGGCGAGCTGAACATCGGTTTCGTGTCGCGGATGACGCGCGGCCGCCCGTGGGTGCGGATGAAGGCCGCCGCGTCGCTCGACGGCCGCACCGCGCTGCCGTCCGGCGAAAGCCAGTGGATCACCGGCGAGGCCGCGCGCCTCGACGGGCACGCCTGGCGTGCGCGCGCCTGCGCGATCCTGACCGGCATCGGCACCGTGCGCGAGGACAATCCGCTGCTGACCGTGCGCGGCATCGACACGCCGCGCCAGCCGCAACGCATCCTGGTGGACAGCCGCCTCGACCTGCCGCTCGACGCGCGGCTGCTCGAGGGCGCCCCGCTGCTGATCTTCTGCGGACGACTCGACGCCGGCGGTGAAATGCGAGCGAACGTGCTGAAGTCGCGCGGCGCGGAAATCGTGCCGCTCGCGAATGCGCACGGCAAGGTCGACCTGCCCGCAATGCTGGCGGCGCTCGGCGCGCGCGGTGTCAACGAATTGCACGTCGAGGCCGGCCACAAGCTGAACGGCTCGCTGCTGCGCGAACAGTGCGTCGACGAATTGCTCGTCTATCTCGCGCCGAGCCTGCTGGGCGCCGATGCAGCCGGCATGTTCGACCTCGCCTCGCCGGCCAATCTCGAGGCCCGCACGCGACTGTCGTTCCACGGGGTCGAGCGGATCGGCGACGACCTGCGGATCCTCGCGCGTTTCGCACCGCCCGATACGCCTCACTGA
- a CDS encoding pyridoxal phosphate-dependent aminotransferase codes for MNTTADSLVTLAARVDAIQPFHVMELMKEAQRLESLGRDVIHMGIGEPDFTAPEPVVEAAAAALRRGVTQYTSALGIAPLREAIAAHYARAYGLTISPERIVVTAGASAALLLACLALVGRDDEVLMPDPSYPCNRHFVAAAEGRAVLVPSGPDARFQLTEDDVRTRWGNRTRGVLLASPSNPTGTSLEPDELKRIVEAVRARGGFTIVDEIYQGLSYDAAPVSALSFGDDVITVNSFSKYFSMTGWRLGWLVVPPALVGTFEKLSQNLFICPSALAQHAALACFEPATLDLYEARRLEFKRRRDFIAPALERLGFTVPVMPDGAFYVYAHCGGVAHPAAGDSAALTQAMLHDAGVVLVPGMDFGVHAPRDYIRLSYATAYSRLEEAVDRLATLFGQH; via the coding sequence ATGAATACCACCGCCGATTCGCTCGTCACGCTCGCCGCACGCGTCGACGCGATCCAGCCCTTCCATGTGATGGAACTGATGAAGGAGGCACAGCGGCTCGAGTCCCTCGGGCGCGATGTTATCCACATGGGCATCGGCGAGCCGGATTTCACCGCGCCGGAGCCTGTCGTCGAAGCTGCCGCGGCCGCGCTGCGCCGTGGCGTCACGCAGTACACGAGCGCGCTCGGCATTGCGCCGCTGCGCGAGGCGATCGCCGCGCACTATGCGCGCGCGTACGGCCTCACGATCAGCCCGGAGCGGATCGTCGTGACGGCCGGCGCGTCGGCCGCGCTGCTGCTCGCGTGCCTCGCGCTCGTCGGCCGTGACGACGAAGTGCTAATGCCCGACCCGTCGTATCCGTGCAACCGGCATTTCGTCGCGGCGGCCGAAGGCCGCGCGGTGCTCGTGCCGAGCGGCCCGGACGCGCGCTTCCAGCTCACCGAGGACGATGTCCGCACGCGCTGGGGCAACCGCACACGCGGCGTGCTGCTCGCGTCGCCGTCGAACCCGACCGGCACATCGCTCGAACCGGACGAACTCAAGCGGATCGTCGAAGCCGTGCGCGCCCGCGGCGGCTTCACGATCGTCGACGAGATCTACCAGGGGCTCAGCTACGACGCGGCGCCCGTGTCGGCACTGTCGTTCGGCGACGACGTAATCACCGTGAACAGCTTCTCGAAGTATTTCAGCATGACGGGCTGGCGGCTCGGCTGGCTCGTCGTGCCGCCCGCGCTGGTCGGCACGTTCGAGAAACTGTCGCAGAATCTGTTCATCTGCCCGTCCGCGCTCGCGCAGCACGCAGCGCTCGCGTGCTTCGAGCCAGCCACACTCGACCTCTATGAAGCGCGCCGGCTCGAATTCAAGCGCCGCCGCGATTTCATCGCGCCGGCACTCGAACGGCTCGGCTTCACGGTGCCGGTGATGCCGGACGGTGCGTTCTATGTGTATGCGCATTGCGGCGGCGTCGCCCATCCGGCAGCCGGCGACAGCGCCGCGCTCACGCAGGCGATGCTGCATGACGCCGGCGTCGTGCTGGTGCCCGGCATGGACTTCGGCGTACATGCGCCGCGCGACTATATCCGCCTGTCGTATGCGACGGCCTACTCGCGGCTCGAAGAGGCGGTCGACCGGCTCGCGACGCTGTTCGGGCAGCACTGA
- a CDS encoding riboflavin synthase, with protein MFTGIVAAVGRIESINPLGASADAGVRLTVQAGGLDLADVALGDSIAIQGACMTVIDKRDTVFDVDVSRESLNRTVGLAQPGEVNLEKALRAHDRLGGHIVSGHVDGLGTVSRFAPVGESHELRIVAPRELGRYLAYKGSITVNGVSLTVNTIDDRADGCEFSINLIPHTVEVTTLRHVKAGDKVNLEVDMIARYVERMLSSSQGAHQD; from the coding sequence ATGTTCACCGGAATTGTCGCGGCCGTCGGCCGCATCGAATCGATCAATCCGCTCGGCGCGTCGGCCGATGCGGGCGTGCGCCTGACCGTGCAGGCCGGCGGGCTCGATCTCGCCGATGTCGCACTGGGCGACAGCATCGCGATCCAGGGCGCGTGCATGACGGTGATCGACAAGCGCGACACTGTGTTCGATGTCGACGTGTCGCGCGAAAGCCTGAACCGTACGGTCGGCCTCGCACAACCCGGCGAAGTGAACCTCGAGAAGGCGCTGCGCGCGCACGACCGGCTTGGCGGGCACATCGTGTCGGGCCACGTCGACGGCCTCGGCACCGTGTCGCGCTTCGCGCCGGTCGGAGAATCGCACGAACTGCGCATCGTCGCGCCGCGCGAGCTCGGCCGCTATCTCGCGTACAAGGGGTCGATCACGGTCAACGGCGTGAGCCTGACCGTCAACACGATCGACGATCGCGCGGACGGCTGCGAATTCTCGATCAACCTGATTCCGCATACGGTCGAGGTCACGACGCTGCGCCATGTGAAGGCCGGCGACAAGGTCAACCTCGAGGTCGACATGATTGCGCGCTATGTCGAGCGGATGCTGTCGTCGTCGCAGGGCGCGCATCAGGACTGA
- the ribBA gene encoding bifunctional 3,4-dihydroxy-2-butanone-4-phosphate synthase/GTP cyclohydrolase II — translation MTLASTLDIIAELKAGRMVILVDEEDRENEGDLVIAAEFVTPEAINFMAKYGRGLVCLTLTQERCKQLHLPLMTYRNGTQYGTAFTVSIEAAEGVTTGISAADRAHTIATAVAHDVRPEHIVQPGHVFPIMAQPGGVLVRAGHTEAGCDFTALAGLTPAAVICEIIKDDGTMARLPDLIEFAKEHNLKIGTIADLIQYRSRTESIIERIAERSMQTAHGTFRAVLYRDQPSGSPHIALVRGAPSPDLDTPVRVHEPLSVLDLLETGVSTHSWTLDAAMREIAERDLGVIVLLNCGDTKEHLIDVFKAFDEEEKAAALKRRPVDFKTFGIGAQILRDVGVGKMQVLSNPRKLGSMSGYGLEVTGFIPMPGGEAKSCPASNA, via the coding sequence ATGACGCTCGCCTCCACGCTCGACATCATCGCCGAGCTGAAAGCCGGCCGGATGGTGATCCTGGTCGACGAAGAAGACCGCGAAAACGAGGGCGACCTCGTGATCGCCGCCGAATTCGTCACGCCGGAAGCGATCAACTTCATGGCCAAGTACGGCCGCGGCCTGGTTTGTCTGACGTTGACGCAGGAACGCTGCAAGCAGCTGCACCTGCCGCTGATGACCTACCGCAACGGCACGCAGTACGGCACCGCGTTCACGGTCAGCATCGAAGCGGCCGAAGGCGTGACGACCGGCATCTCGGCCGCCGACCGTGCGCACACGATCGCCACCGCGGTCGCGCACGACGTGCGCCCCGAGCACATCGTGCAGCCGGGTCACGTGTTCCCGATCATGGCGCAACCGGGCGGCGTGCTCGTGCGTGCGGGCCACACCGAAGCCGGCTGCGATTTCACCGCGCTCGCGGGCCTCACGCCGGCCGCGGTGATCTGCGAGATCATCAAGGACGACGGCACGATGGCGCGCCTGCCGGACCTGATCGAATTCGCGAAGGAACACAACCTGAAGATCGGCACGATCGCCGACCTGATCCAGTACCGCAGCCGCACCGAATCGATCATCGAGCGGATCGCCGAGCGCTCGATGCAGACCGCGCACGGCACGTTCCGCGCGGTGCTGTACCGCGACCAGCCGAGCGGCTCGCCGCACATCGCGCTGGTGCGCGGCGCGCCGTCGCCCGACCTCGATACGCCGGTGCGCGTGCACGAGCCGCTGTCGGTACTCGACCTGCTCGAAACGGGTGTGTCGACGCACTCGTGGACGCTCGACGCCGCCATGCGCGAGATCGCGGAGCGCGACCTCGGCGTGATCGTGCTGCTCAACTGCGGCGACACGAAGGAACACCTGATCGACGTCTTCAAGGCGTTCGACGAGGAAGAAAAGGCTGCTGCGCTCAAGCGCCGGCCGGTCGATTTCAAGACGTTCGGCATCGGCGCGCAGATCCTGCGCGATGTCGGCGTCGGCAAGATGCAGGTGCTGTCGAATCCGCGCAAGCTGGGCAGCATGTCCGGCTACGGCCTCGAAGTCACGGGCTTCATTCCGATGCCCGGCGGCGAAGCCAAGTCCTGCCCGGCGTCCAACGCGTAA